The sequence below is a genomic window from Thalassobaculum sp. OXR-137.
CTCGGCGGTGCGCCGTTCGACGTCTTCCTGGCCGCCGACCAGGCGCGGCCGGAAAAGGCGGTCAACGAGGGCCTGGGCGATCCCGACCATCGCTTCACCTACGCCAAGGGGCGCCTCGCCCTGTACAGCCGAGAGGCGGGACTGGTCACCGGTCCGGAAACCCTCGACGCCGACGGCCTCGGCAGGCTCGCCATCGCCAACCCGCAGACCGCTCCCTACGGCGCGGCGGCGATCCAGGTCCTGACCCATCTCGGCCGGCTCGAGCGGTTCGAGGGCGAGATGGTCCAGGGGGTCAACATCGCCCAGACCTATCAGTTCGTCGCCACCGGCAATGCGCGGCTTGGCTTCGTCGCCGCCTCGCAGATCGCCGGCCATGGGGACGGGTCGCGCTGGCTGGTGCCGGACCACCTGCACGATCCGATAGCCCAGGATGCCGTGCTGCTGAAATCCGCCGCCGACCGCGACGCCGCGCTCTCCTTCATGGCCTTCCTGAAAAGTCCGCAGGCTCTGGCGGTGCTGGAGAAATACGGCTACGCCCCGGGTGACTGACGACGGACGGTTGACGGAAGGAGATCCATGCCCGACCTCGCCGAGATCTGGTCCCCGGTCCGCCTGACCCTGATCCTGGCGGCGGTTACGACCCTGGTCCTGCTGGTCGTCGCCACGCCGATCGCCTGGTGGCTCGCGCGGTCGCGTGCCGCCTGGAAGGAAGCGGTGGCAGCAATCGTCGCCCTACCCTTGGTGCTGCCGCCGACGGTGCTCGGCTTCTATCTCCTGATCCTGCTCGGGCCGGACGGGCCGGGCGGGTGGCTCGCCTCTCTCGGCGGTGCGCGGTCGCTGGCCTTCACCTTCACCGGACTGGTCATCGGCTCGGTGATCTATTCCCTGCCCTTCGTGGTGCAGCCGGTCCGCAACGCCTTCGAGGCCATGGGCGACCGGCCGCTGGAGGTCGCCGCCACCCTGCGCGCCGGCCCCTGGGACCGATTCTGGAGCGTGGCGGTGCCGCTTGCCCGACGCGGATTCCTGACCGGGGCGGTGCTCGGCTTCGCCCACACCATGGGCGAGTTCGGCGTGATCCTGATGATCGGCGGCAACATCCCGGGCGAGACGCGGGTTCTCTCCATCGCCATCTACGACTACGTGGAGACCCTGCGCTGGGCCGAGGCACACCTGTTGGCCGGCGGCATGGTGGTCTTCGCCTTCGCGGTGATCCTGGCGATGCTGGTGCTGGAGAAGCGGATCGGGGGGGTGCGGTCGTGAGCCGCCCGCCCGACGGCATCGACGCCCGGTTCGCCGGGACCATGGGCGGGTTCTCCCTGGACGTCGCCTTCACCGCGCCGATGCGGGGCATCACCGCCCTGTTCGGCCCCTCCGGCTCCGGCAAGACGACGGTGTTGCGGGCGATGGCGGGGCTCGCCCGCCTGCCCGGACACCTCCGCGTCGGTGGCGAGACCTGGCAGGACGACGCGCACCGCCTATTCCTATCGCCGCACCGCCGACCCATCGGCTATGTGTTCCAGGAGGCGAGCCTGTTCGCCCATCTGTCGGTGCGCGGCAACCTGCTGTACGGCGCCAAGCGGTCGGCCGGGCAGGCGCCGGCGATCGGCTTCGACGAGGCGGTGACGCTGCTCGGATTGGAGCGGCTGCTTGAGCGCGGGCCGGACAAACTCTCCGGCGGCGAGCGGCAACGGGTGGCCATCGGCCGCGCCCTGCTTTCCTGTCCCCGTCTGCTGCTGATGGACGAGCCGCTCTCGGCTCTGGACGAGGCGTCGCGGGCCGACATCCTCGCCACCTTCGAGCGGCTGCACTACGCCCTGCCGATCCCGGCGCTCTATGTCAGCCACGATCTGGCCGAGGTCGCCCGGCTGGCCGACCGGATGGTGGTGCTCTCGGCAGGCCGGGTGGTGGCGGAGGGGGATGTGGGACCGATCCTGGAACGGCTGGATCTGGAGCCGGCCACCGGACGGTTCGAGGCCGGCGTGGTGCTGTCCGCCTCGGTGACCGGTCACGACGGCACCTACCAGCTCACCCGCCTCGACCTGGCGGGTCAGCCGGTGTCCATTCCGCGGGTGGATGTGGCCGTCGGCGATCGGGTCCGCCTGCGCATCCGCGCCCGGGACGTGGCGCTGGCGACCCGGCCGCCGGAGGGGATCAGCATCCGCAACCGGCTCTCCGGCCGGATCGTCGAGATCGCCGCCGCCGAGGGCGCGCCCTATGCCGAAACTCTGATCGAGATCGCCGACGGTGTGCGCCTGCGGTCGCGGGTCACGCGGGAGTCGGCGGACGAGCTCGGCCTGCAGGTCGGCGCGCCGGTCATCGCCCTGGTGAAGACGATCTCCTTCGACGGGAGATAGGGTTCCCATCTCTTCCACAAATAAAGCCGACTTCCTGGACGACCGACCGGGAGATCCAGGACCGTTATGCCGACCCGTCCGAGTTACGATCCTGGATCTCGCCCCGGATCAAGTCCGGGGTCGTCCAGGAAGTCGGAAATATATAGGGAGGAACAGAGCTGCAGGTTCCGAATTCGCCGCAATTCCTCTCCCATTCGTTCCAAATCACGAAAAGCTCCTCCTTCGCTTCCCGGTACCCGTTGCGGCCGCGCAGTGGTTGACTCCGCGCGCCTGAACACGACCTTGCATCCACGCATGAGCCAACCGGGGGAGAGCGCGCGCCATGGCCGGACCGCTTGAGGGATTCCGCATCATCGACCTGACCAGCGTGGTCTCCGGGCCGCTCGGCACCATGCTGCTGGCCGACCAGGGGGCGGAGGTGATCAAGATCGAACACCCGGCCGGCGGCGACTTCACCCGCGCCATGGCCAACCGCCAGGGCGGCTTCTCCGCCTCGTTCCTGAACAACAACCGCTCCAAGAAGTCGGTGGCCCTCAACCTGAAGGACCCGCGCGGCGTCGAGGCGGTGCTGAAGCTGGCGGCGACGGCCGATGCCTTTGTGCAGAACTTCCGCCCCGGCGTGACCGACCGCATGGGTCTGGGCGAGGCAGCGGTGCGGGCGGTGAACCCGTCGATCGTCTACTGCTCGATCAGCGGCTTCGGCGATACCGGACCCTATGCCGACAAGCCGGTCTACGACCCGCTGGTCCAGGCCCTGTCCGGCCTCACCTCCATCCAGGGCGGATCCGACGACGCCCGCCCCCGGCTTGTGCGCACCATCATCCCCGACAAGCTGACCGGCTACACCTCCGCCCAGGCGATCACCGCCGCCCTGCTGAAGCGCGAGCGCAGCGGCGAGGGCCAGCACGTGAAAGTCTCCATGCTGGACAGCGTGATCGACTTCCTGTGGCACTCCGACATGGGCAGCCAGACCTTCGTCGGCGGCGAGCTGCCGCAGGAGAAGGCGGCCAGCTTCATCGACCTGATCTACGAGACCACCGACGGCTATATCACCGTGGCGGTGAACACCGACAAGCAGTGGAAATCGCTGACCGCCGCCCTGGAGACGCCGGAATGGCTGGAGGACCCGCGCTTCCTCACCCCGGCCCTGCGGCACGAGAATATCGACGACCGGCTGACCCTGACCCAGAGCGTGCTGGCCACCGAGAGCTCGGCCTATTGGCTGGAGCGGCTGGAGGCCCATGACGTGCCCTGCGCGCCGGTACTGACCCGCTCCGCCATGATCGACCATCCGCAGATCCGGGCGACCGGCATCGTGGTCGAGCTCGACCATCCCCAGGCCGGCCGCGTGCGTCAGGCCCGACCGGCGGCGACGTTCTCGGTGAGCGCGCCCGATCTGTCCCACGGCGCGCCGGTCCTGGGGGCGGATACCGACGCGATGTTGGCGTCTGCCGGGTTCACGGACGCGGAGATCGCCACCCTGCGCGCCGAGGGCGTCGCCGGCACCAAGGAGGAGGACGCGGCATGATCGACTTCTACTACTGGCCCACCCCGAACGGCTGGAAGGTCGCGATCCTGCTGGAGGAGCTGGGGATCGACTACACGCTGATCCCGCTGAACATCTCCAAGGGCGACCAGTTCAAGCCGGAGTTCCTGGCGATCAGCCCGAACAACCGGATGCCCGCCATCGTCGACCACGGCGTGGAGGGCGACCCGATATCCGTCTTCGAGTCCGGCGCCATCCTGCATTACCTCGCCCGCAAGACCGGCCGCTTCATCCCGAGCGACCCACGGGGCGAGAAGGAAGTGCTGGAATGGCTGTTCTGGCAGACCGGCAACCAGGGACCGATGGCCGGCCAGCTCAGCCATTTCGTGAACTACGCGCCGGAAGACGTGCCCTACGCCAAGACCCGCTACCTCAACGAATACGACCGCTGCGTGGCGGTGCTGGAGCGCCGGTTGGAGGGACGGGAGTGGATCGTCGGCGACGACTACACCATCGCCGACATGATCTGCTGGCCCTGGGTGCTGATCGCCAAGCCGCTGGGTGCGTCCCTGGACGCCTATCCGAACGTGAGCCGCTGGCGGGCGGCGATCAAGGAGCGGCCGGCCGTGCAGCGGGCGGTCGATCTCGGCAAGGAGTTCCGCCGCTCCGCCCCGCCGGACGATGCCGAGCGCAAGATCCTGTTCACCCAGAGCGGGGCGAGCGTCACGCGGTAGGGGCGCCCCACCCGTCACCACCTCCCGTCATTCTGATGCACATCAGGATCTGAGCGCTACCGGCCGGCGTAGGCGGCTTGGTCCTGACTTGCGTCAGCGACTGTGATCTTGGTCAAGCGACTTGCCATGGCTTTTGATCTCTGACGATGGCGTTGAGGATGGTAAGCAGCTTTCTGGCGACGGCGATGAGGGCGACCATCTTGGGCTTTCCTGCAGCGATCAGTCTGGCGTGGAAGGCCTTGAGGGTAGGGTTGTAGCGCGCGCCGACCATGGCTGCGACGAACAGGGCGGTGCGTACGCTCGCGCGTCCGCCGCCGATGAAGGCTTTGCCGCGCCAAGTTCCCGATTGGCGCGTCCACGGTGCCAGCCCCGCCAGGGAGGCGATCTGGCGCCGGTCCAGTCGGCCGAGTTCGGGCAGATCGGCGAGCAGGGTGCGGGCGGTGGCCGGACCGATGCCGGGCACGCTGCGCAGCAGATCCTCCTGTGCCTGCCAGATCGGCGAGCCGCGGACCTGGTCGTCGATCTCGCGGTCGACCTCGTTCAGTTCCTTCTCCAGGGCCGTGATCAGACGCAGGATCGAGCGCCGCACCCGCGGTTCCGTGAGGCGGCTCTGACGCTGGCGCTCGGCGGCGATCATCGACACGATCTGCCGTCGCCGGGCCACCAGATCGGCCAGCAGGCGGCCGGACGCATCGGGCAATGCGCGCGGCTCAGGCCGGGTCGCCGCCAGGAACCGGGCGATCATCTCCGCATCGATCGGATCGGTCTTCGCCCGACGTCCCAGCGCCTGGGCGAAGGCCCGGATCTGGCGCGGATTGACCACGACGACCGGCAAGCCCGCCCCGGCCAGACCCGCCGCCACCACCGTCTCGAAGCCGCCCGTCGCCTCGACCCCCACCAGCGTTGCTCCCAGCGCTCCAAGACGCTCGGCCAACGCTGCAATCCCAGCGCCGTCACGCGGCACCGCCTCACATTCGCCCGGCCCTTGCGCGCCGAGCAGGATATGAACATCCAGACGGCTCTTGGAGACGTCGATACCCACGATCACCTGGTCCATCGCTACCCTGCCTTGCCTAAACGGGCTCGCCATATGGCGGCCCCGGCGACTGTTCGGGTTCGAGGGATGAACGGTGGATGGGCAACCTTGCTGACGTTCGGGCTCGCACGCTCCAGGACGACTCGGCGTCCCATCCACCACCGCTTCCGAAACTCTACCAGAAGCGGAAGACGATAAGTTACAAGGACGACGAGGTTGCGTTCCCTTCTCCCCGGCACCGGCATGCAAACCGTCATCACCCTCGGCTACGATCGGTTGCCAAGGCTTGTTGGTGCCCGCCGCGTGTTACAGTAATGTGGCATCCAGGATTTCCCGCCTTTCGCTGATCGATGGAGCCGACGATGTTCTCCTTCCTGCGCACATTTGCGTTCGCGCTCGTGGCTGTCGCCACGCTGGCCGGACCCGCGGCCGCCGAGCCGCTGAAACTGGTGCTTCTGCACCTGAACGACTGGGACAAGATGGAGAGCGCCGGCAAGGTCGCCTCCGTCATCGCCGCGGAGAAGGAAGCGGCCAAGGCCGAAGGCGCCTTCGTGCTCGTCACCTTCGGCGGCGATCTGATCTCGCCGTCGCTGATGAGCGGCATCGACAAGGGCGCGCACATGATCGAACTGGCCGAGCAGGTCGGCATTGAGTACGCGACCCTCGGCAACCACGAGTTCGATCTCGGCGACGAGGTCCTGAAGGCCCGGGTCGCGGAATCCGACTTCAAGTGGATCTCCAGCAACGTCACCCTGGACGGCAAGCCGTTCCCGGGAGTCGAAGGCCCGCAGATCGTCGACATGAACGGCTACAAGATCGGCCTGATCGGCCTGACCACGCCCGACACCTCCTTCCTCGCCAGCCCGGGGCCGGGCGTCGGCTTCGCCGACTACACCGAGGCCGCGACCACCGCGGCCGGCGTGCTGAAGGGCCTGGGGGCGGACTTCATCATCGTGCTCAGCCATGGGGGCGAAACCCTGGACCGCGGCCTGACCCGCTCGGTGAAGGACATCGATCTGGTGCTGGGCGGCCACGACCACCTGGCCCGCATCGTCTATGACGGCCGCGACATGACCGCGTCGTCGGGTTCCCAGGGCGAGTTCATCGCCAAGACCGTCATCGAAATGGACAAGGTCGAGAAGCGCGGCAAGCTGAGCCTGGTCTGGAAGCCGAGCTTCGGCCTGGTCGCCACCGCCGGCGCCATTCCGGCGGCGCAGGTCCAGGCCCAGGTCGACGAGTACACCGCCGCCCTGGACAGGGAGCTGGGCCAGGTCATCGGCAGCACCGCGGTGGAACTGGACACCCGTCGCGCCGCTATCCGCTCCCAGGAGACGGCGTTCGGCAATCTGGTCGCCGATGCCAGCCGGGCCGCGACCGGCGCCGATGTCGGCCTCGCCAATGGCGGCGGCATCCGCGGCGACACCGTCTATCCGGCCGGCACCCAGCTCACCCGCAAGATCATCCTGACCGAGCTGCCGTTCGGCAACTCCACGGTCAAGCTGCAGCTCACCGGCGCCCAGCTCCGCGCCGCCCTGGAGCACGGGGTCAGCGGGTTGGAGGACGGCCAGGGCCGCTTCCCCCAGGTCTCCGGCATGACCTACAGCTTCGACGGATCCAAGCCGGTCGGCTCGCGCATCGTCGAGGTTCTGGTCGCCGGCAAGCCGCTGGACGACAATGCGACCTACACCCTGTCCACCAACGACTATGTCGGCGGCGGCGGCGACGGCTACGGCATGTTCCGCGACGCCAAGGTGCTGATCGACGGCGCTGCCGGCGGTCTGGAGGCCGGTCAGGTGATCGACTACGTGCTCAGGAACGGCACCGTTTCCCCGGCCGTCGAGGGACGCATCAAGCGGATCGACTAACCCGCGCCATCAAGACTGCGATCCGCGGCCCGTCTCTTCGGAGGCGGGCCGTTTTCGTTCACGCCGCGGGGGTCAGCACGAAATCGGTCTCCACGGTCCAGAACGGATTGGCCACCCCGAACTCGGCCGCCTGGGCCGGATCGTCGTGCCGGGTGAACTCCCGGATCAGGCTCTCCTTCACCCCGAACACGGCGTCGCTGTCCAGATACGGGTCGTCATGGACGAAGATGTGTGTGGTCACCGTCTCGAAGCCGGGCGCGCCGACGATGTAGTGCAGATGGGCCGGGCGGATATTGCCGCGCCCCAGCCCGTGCAGGAGCTGCCCCACCGGCCCGTCATCGGGGATCGGATAGAAGCTCGGCTTGACCGAGCGGTAGGAGAAGCGGCCGTCGGCGCCGGTTCGGAACACGCCGCGCAGGTTGTTCTCCGGCTGCACCCCCGGCTGCTGCAGGTCGTAGAACCCGTCATGGCTGGTCTGCCAGGTGTCGATCACCGCCCCTTCCACCGGCCGTCCGTCGCCGTCGAGCACCCGGCCGCGCACCACCAGCGGTTCGCCCTCTCCGTCCTGGGAGATTGTGTCGCCCATGGCCAGGTCCGGCGCGCCGTCCACATGGAACGGGCCGAGCACCGTGTTCTCGGTCGCCCCGTCCGGCCGCCGCGTGTTGATCGCGTCGACCAGCATCGACACGCCGAGCACGTCGGAGAGCAGGATGAACTCCTGACGCTTGTCGTCGCACATCCGGCCGGTTTCGGTCAGGAAGCGGATGGCGGCCATCCATTCCCCGTAGGTCGGCTCGACCTCCTTCACCACCGCATGCAGATGGGCGATGACCGAGCGCATCACCTCGGCGAGACGCGCGTTCTCCGGCTCGCCCATGCGCGAGAGCACGGTCTCCACGGAGGTGTCCTCGGTGAAATAGCGCATCGACTCCACGTCTTCCGGCATGTCCCGCCTCCCTGACCTTTTCCGCCAGGGTAGAGAGGAACGGGGGTCCGGACTACGTCCTAGCGGAGCTGGAACTGCACCGGGACGACGAGTTCGAGACGGGCCTGGGTCATCTCCGCCGGCATCGGCGGCAGCGGCTGGGCGCGCTGGATCATCTGCTCCACCTCGCGGTCCAGCAGGTCGTAGCCCGAGCTGCGGTCGATCCGGTAGTCGAGCACGTTCCCGGCGCGGTCCATCACGAAATACAGCATGACCACCCCCTCCTGCCGGCGGGAGCGGGCGCGGCGGGGATATTCCTTATGGTCCTCCAGCCAGGCCTGCAGGATCGAGGCGTAGTCGACCGTCACGCCGGGGCGTCCGCCACCGCTGCTGGCCTGGGCGGTGCTGGACTGCTGGGACTGGCCCACGCCGCTGCGGCCGGCCGCCCCCTGGGTCTGGGCGGCTGCAGGCTGGGCGCTCTGCGCAGTGGGCGCGTCCACGGAGAGTGCGGCCGTCTGCTGCGGTGCCGGGCGCGGCGGGGTCTGCTCCACCCTGGGCTTCTGCGGCTGCGGAGGTTGCGGACGGGTCACCGGCATCGGCGGCGTCTCGACGGGCGGCGCCTCCGGCTCGACCCGGGCGACGGTCACCGGCTCGGGCTTGACCTCGACGGGCTTCTCCACGGGGTCGGGACGCTCGATCTTCACCGGCTCGAGCGGCGGCGGAGGGGCGACCCGCTCCGGCTCGGCGATGGCGATGACCTCGTCGACCTTCTCCACCACCTCGGCCGTCTCCAACGGCGTCTCGGCGGGTGCCGGGGGCGGCGGCGGCTCGGTCGCCGCGACGGGCACCGGCGGCGGCTGGGTCTGGACGGTTTCCGGACGGGTGGTGTCGGGTTCGGCGACCGCGGCCGAGGTCGGCGTCACCGGCTCGGCCTTCTCCACGTCGCTGTCCACCTCGGCCACGCTGCCGGGGGCGCCGCCGGACGGGCCGAGGGACACCTGGATGCCGCCTACGCCAGCCCCGGCCGCACCTTTGCTGTCTATATCGGGCTGCAGGACCATGGCGATGGCCGCGGCGACGTGGATCGCCACCGCGACCCCGACCGCCAGCCCCATGTGACGGGGACGGATCCGCATCAGCCGTCTCCGGCCGGCAGGGTGAGGAGTTGGACGGACGCCACACCGGCCTCGCGCAGCAGCTCCATGATCGCCACCACCCGGGTGGCTTCCACCGTGCCGTCGGCCTTCAGTCGGACCGGCGCCGGGGTGCCGTCGGCGAGGCGCTCGGCGACCGCGGCGGCCATCTGCGCCTCGCCCATCTCCTGGCCGTTCAGCGCCAGGCGGCCGTCGACGCCGACCTGCACCAGCAGATCCTCCACGGTCACCAGCCCCTCGCTAGCGGAGACCGGCGGGTCGATCTGAAACGGATCGGTCGCCGCCAGGCGCCCGGCCAGCATGAAGAAGATCAGCAACAGGAAGACCACGTTGATCAGCGGCAGGATCCGGTCGTCCTCGTTCTTGGGACGCTGTCTCACAAGCGACATGGGGGGCTCCTATCGGCTGCCCGAGCGCACGAAGGACATGTTGGCGACGCCCGCCGCCGACAGCCGATCCAGCACGCTCACCGTGTCCTGCAGGGCCACGCCGTCCGCCGGCTTGATCAGCACCCGCTGATCCGCCTTCTCGCGCACCTTGGCCATGATCTTCCGCTCGGCCTCGTCCAGGGTGACCATGTGCCCGCTCAGGCGCAGCCCGTCGGGCCGGATCTCCAGCAGCATGGCGCCGGTCATCGCGCTGCCGGCCCCCGCCGAGGTCGGGGCGGCCAGATCGATGGTCCGCCAGTCCAGGAAGCTGGAGGCCAGCATGAAGAACACCAGCAGGATGAACACCACGTCGATCAGCGGCGTCAGGCTGATGACCGCGCGGCGCCGGCGGCCGCTATTCGCCAGCCGCGGCGGCGTGTAGCCGGGTGGGACCGCGTCCGTATTCGCGCTCGTAGCCATGACCGTCGCTTTCCCCCACCTGCGTGGAGAGATCCTGTGTGAAGACGCCCGTGATGGCGCTGTCCATCTCATGGGCGGTGCGCTCGACCACCCGTTCCAGCCAGTTCAGCGCCGCCACCGCCGGGATGGCGACGGCCAGACCGACCGCGGTGGTCAGCAGCGCCTCCCAGATGCCGCCGGACAGCACGGCCGGGTTCACCTGATTGCCCGCGGCCTCCAATTGCTGGAACGCGCCGATCATGCCGAGCACCGTGCCGAAAAGGCCGAGCAGCGGCGCCAGCGAGGCGATCACCTCCAGCGGCCGCAGATAGCCGCGCAGCTCCTCGAGCATGTCGCCGCCGAACCGTACGGCCTCCTCGCGGATCTTGTGATCCGGCAGACCGCGCTGCTGGCCGATCAGCGCCCGCGTGACGGCCTGGGCCACCGGATTGCGCTTGCTGCGGACGGCGGCCAGCGCCTCCTGCGACCGGCCGGACCGCACCAGGGTCAAAGCGGTGCGCACCGACTTGCGGTCGCCGAGACGGGCGGCGCGGAACTGCCACAGCTTCACCAGGACGATGGCCAGGGCGATCACCGACATGGCGATCAGGATCGCCACCACCGGGCCGCCCGCCGCCAGCATGTCGGTCAGGCTGGCGAGCCAATCCGGCTCCACCGCCTCGACCGCCGGCGCCCCGAGACCCTGGGCCGCATCCGCCGCGCCGGCGGGGTCCGCCGTGCCGGTCGCGGCCGTCGTGCCAACGGTATCGTTCATGCCGACACCTTCCGACGATCCGGTCGGCAGACGTCCCGGTCGTGCTGCGGGACATTGCGACGGGTCGCGCACTGGGCCAGGCGCATGATCTCAGCTCCTTGGTTCGGAAATCGGTCGCAGCGGACTTTATTGCGACCGCCTCGCATTCGCAAGGACCTAGATGCTGCGGTGCGGAGGTCTTCGCCTGCGGTATCGGAACAGTCAGGCCGGCTTCTCCTCCGCATCGCGCCGGATCCGAACGGCGATCGGCTAAGCCCCTCGCTTGTTTGAGATTTTTTCGGACGGGGTTTGTCGAGGCAGATCAACGGCCTATGGAATGTCAACCCGGTTTTGCGTCCTATTCCGACTTGTTATGTCGTAAACAGAACATTAAACATGCTGCAACCGATGGGCGTCCGGGTCTGTCTTCGCGACCGATGCCGGACCGCCCACGGTTTGGACTGTGGGCGGGCGAGCCAATCGCCGGTCCGCCAAGAGCAAGAACGCGCGCAAGACGCGCCGCCATCTTTAACGCCGCCGCGGCTTGGATCGTTGGGCCAGCGCCTGGCGCGATGGCCCCATGGAACGGGGCCGCCC
It includes:
- a CDS encoding biopolymer transporter ExbD — its product is MATSANTDAVPPGYTPPRLANSGRRRRAVISLTPLIDVVFILLVFFMLASSFLDWRTIDLAAPTSAGAGSAMTGAMLLEIRPDGLRLSGHMVTLDEAERKIMAKVREKADQRVLIKPADGVALQDTVSVLDRLSAAGVANMSFVRSGSR
- the modB gene encoding molybdate ABC transporter permease subunit, which gives rise to MPDLAEIWSPVRLTLILAAVTTLVLLVVATPIAWWLARSRAAWKEAVAAIVALPLVLPPTVLGFYLLILLGPDGPGGWLASLGGARSLAFTFTGLVIGSVIYSLPFVVQPVRNAFEAMGDRPLEVAATLRAGPWDRFWSVAVPLARRGFLTGAVLGFAHTMGEFGVILMIGGNIPGETRVLSIAIYDYVETLRWAEAHLLAGGMVVFAFAVILAMLVLEKRIGGVRS
- a CDS encoding glutathione S-transferase family protein: MIDFYYWPTPNGWKVAILLEELGIDYTLIPLNISKGDQFKPEFLAISPNNRMPAIVDHGVEGDPISVFESGAILHYLARKTGRFIPSDPRGEKEVLEWLFWQTGNQGPMAGQLSHFVNYAPEDVPYAKTRYLNEYDRCVAVLERRLEGREWIVGDDYTIADMICWPWVLIAKPLGASLDAYPNVSRWRAAIKERPAVQRAVDLGKEFRRSAPPDDAERKILFTQSGASVTR
- a CDS encoding MotA/TolQ/ExbB proton channel family protein — encoded protein: MNDTVGTTAATGTADPAGAADAAQGLGAPAVEAVEPDWLASLTDMLAAGGPVVAILIAMSVIALAIVLVKLWQFRAARLGDRKSVRTALTLVRSGRSQEALAAVRSKRNPVAQAVTRALIGQQRGLPDHKIREEAVRFGGDMLEELRGYLRPLEVIASLAPLLGLFGTVLGMIGAFQQLEAAGNQVNPAVLSGGIWEALLTTAVGLAVAIPAVAALNWLERVVERTAHEMDSAITGVFTQDLSTQVGESDGHGYEREYGRGPTRLHAAAAGE
- a CDS encoding CoA transferase: MAGPLEGFRIIDLTSVVSGPLGTMLLADQGAEVIKIEHPAGGDFTRAMANRQGGFSASFLNNNRSKKSVALNLKDPRGVEAVLKLAATADAFVQNFRPGVTDRMGLGEAAVRAVNPSIVYCSISGFGDTGPYADKPVYDPLVQALSGLTSIQGGSDDARPRLVRTIIPDKLTGYTSAQAITAALLKRERSGEGQHVKVSMLDSVIDFLWHSDMGSQTFVGGELPQEKAASFIDLIYETTDGYITVAVNTDKQWKSLTAALETPEWLEDPRFLTPALRHENIDDRLTLTQSVLATESSAYWLERLEAHDVPCAPVLTRSAMIDHPQIRATGIVVELDHPQAGRVRQARPAATFSVSAPDLSHGAPVLGADTDAMLASAGFTDAEIATLRAEGVAGTKEEDAA
- a CDS encoding bifunctional metallophosphatase/5'-nucleotidase; protein product: MFSFLRTFAFALVAVATLAGPAAAEPLKLVLLHLNDWDKMESAGKVASVIAAEKEAAKAEGAFVLVTFGGDLISPSLMSGIDKGAHMIELAEQVGIEYATLGNHEFDLGDEVLKARVAESDFKWISSNVTLDGKPFPGVEGPQIVDMNGYKIGLIGLTTPDTSFLASPGPGVGFADYTEAATTAAGVLKGLGADFIIVLSHGGETLDRGLTRSVKDIDLVLGGHDHLARIVYDGRDMTASSGSQGEFIAKTVIEMDKVEKRGKLSLVWKPSFGLVATAGAIPAAQVQAQVDEYTAALDRELGQVIGSTAVELDTRRAAIRSQETAFGNLVADASRAATGADVGLANGGGIRGDTVYPAGTQLTRKIILTELPFGNSTVKLQLTGAQLRAALEHGVSGLEDGQGRFPQVSGMTYSFDGSKPVGSRIVEVLVAGKPLDDNATYTLSTNDYVGGGGDGYGMFRDAKVLIDGAAGGLEAGQVIDYVLRNGTVSPAVEGRIKRID
- a CDS encoding TonB family protein yields the protein MRIRPRHMGLAVGVAVAIHVAAAIAMVLQPDIDSKGAAGAGVGGIQVSLGPSGGAPGSVAEVDSDVEKAEPVTPTSAAVAEPDTTRPETVQTQPPPVPVAATEPPPPPAPAETPLETAEVVEKVDEVIAIAEPERVAPPPPLEPVKIERPDPVEKPVEVKPEPVTVARVEPEAPPVETPPMPVTRPQPPQPQKPRVEQTPPRPAPQQTAALSVDAPTAQSAQPAAAQTQGAAGRSGVGQSQQSSTAQASSGGGRPGVTVDYASILQAWLEDHKEYPRRARSRRQEGVVMLYFVMDRAGNVLDYRIDRSSGYDLLDREVEQMIQRAQPLPPMPAEMTQARLELVVPVQFQLR
- a CDS encoding dioxygenase; this encodes MPEDVESMRYFTEDTSVETVLSRMGEPENARLAEVMRSVIAHLHAVVKEVEPTYGEWMAAIRFLTETGRMCDDKRQEFILLSDVLGVSMLVDAINTRRPDGATENTVLGPFHVDGAPDLAMGDTISQDGEGEPLVVRGRVLDGDGRPVEGAVIDTWQTSHDGFYDLQQPGVQPENNLRGVFRTGADGRFSYRSVKPSFYPIPDDGPVGQLLHGLGRGNIRPAHLHYIVGAPGFETVTTHIFVHDDPYLDSDAVFGVKESLIREFTRHDDPAQAAEFGVANPFWTVETDFVLTPAA
- a CDS encoding IS110 family transposase, with amino-acid sequence MDQVIVGIDVSKSRLDVHILLGAQGPGECEAVPRDGAGIAALAERLGALGATLVGVEATGGFETVVAAGLAGAGLPVVVVNPRQIRAFAQALGRRAKTDPIDAEMIARFLAATRPEPRALPDASGRLLADLVARRRQIVSMIAAERQRQSRLTEPRVRRSILRLITALEKELNEVDREIDDQVRGSPIWQAQEDLLRSVPGIGPATARTLLADLPELGRLDRRQIASLAGLAPWTRQSGTWRGKAFIGGGRASVRTALFVAAMVGARYNPTLKAFHARLIAAGKPKMVALIAVARKLLTILNAIVRDQKPWQVA
- a CDS encoding biopolymer transporter ExbD is translated as MSLVRQRPKNEDDRILPLINVVFLLLIFFMLAGRLAATDPFQIDPPVSASEGLVTVEDLLVQVGVDGRLALNGQEMGEAQMAAAVAERLADGTPAPVRLKADGTVEATRVVAIMELLREAGVASVQLLTLPAGDG
- the modA gene encoding molybdate ABC transporter substrate-binding protein, producing MSVLTCLSRASLLVLLAVVTAASARAGEVRVAVAANFTDAAKEIGAAFDTATGHRAVFSFASTGQIYTQILGGAPFDVFLAADQARPEKAVNEGLGDPDHRFTYAKGRLALYSREAGLVTGPETLDADGLGRLAIANPQTAPYGAAAIQVLTHLGRLERFEGEMVQGVNIAQTYQFVATGNARLGFVAASQIAGHGDGSRWLVPDHLHDPIAQDAVLLKSAADRDAALSFMAFLKSPQALAVLEKYGYAPGD
- the modC gene encoding molybdenum ABC transporter ATP-binding protein produces the protein MSRPPDGIDARFAGTMGGFSLDVAFTAPMRGITALFGPSGSGKTTVLRAMAGLARLPGHLRVGGETWQDDAHRLFLSPHRRPIGYVFQEASLFAHLSVRGNLLYGAKRSAGQAPAIGFDEAVTLLGLERLLERGPDKLSGGERQRVAIGRALLSCPRLLLMDEPLSALDEASRADILATFERLHYALPIPALYVSHDLAEVARLADRMVVLSAGRVVAEGDVGPILERLDLEPATGRFEAGVVLSASVTGHDGTYQLTRLDLAGQPVSIPRVDVAVGDRVRLRIRARDVALATRPPEGISIRNRLSGRIVEIAAAEGAPYAETLIEIADGVRLRSRVTRESADELGLQVGAPVIALVKTISFDGR